One window from the genome of Alkalihalobacillus sp. LMS6 encodes:
- the hutU gene encoding urocanate hydratase, whose protein sequence is MEKQTARQAIQAPRGKEMQCKGWAQEAAMRMLLNNLDAEVAEEPENLVVYGGIGKAARDWDSFDQIIASLKELENDETLLIQSGKPVGMFRTHEAAPRILIANSNLVPAWATWDHFYELEDKGLMMYGQMTAGSWIYIGAQGILQGTYLSFIEAGKKAFGSSDLSGRFIVTGGMGGMSGAQPLAGKMAKAVILVVEVDKARIERKIKEGYCDFLVEDLDEALKLVDTYTTKREPASIGLVGNCADILPELVRKGVTPDFVTDQTSAHDPINGYIPNGLSVQEAIHLRKNDPKGYEKRSIQAMGVHVQAMLDLQKAGAETFDYGNNIRAYARQAGVDHAFDFPGFVPAYIRPLFCEGKGPFRWAALSGNPEDIYKMDQLAMDMFRDDEGLVNWIEMAQKMVKWQGLPARICWLGYGDRDRFALRVNEMVASGELDAPIVFGRDHLDCGSVASPNRETEGMKDGSDAVADWPILNALINTAGGASWVSVHHGGGVGMGYSLHAGQVLVADGTQAAKERIERVLVSDPGMGIVRHVDAGYERASEVAKAKGVHIPMQQGSDI, encoded by the coding sequence ATGGAAAAACAAACAGCTCGACAAGCAATTCAAGCCCCTCGTGGAAAGGAAATGCAATGCAAAGGGTGGGCGCAAGAAGCTGCGATGCGGATGTTGTTAAATAATTTAGATGCAGAGGTAGCGGAAGAACCAGAGAATTTGGTTGTTTATGGAGGTATAGGGAAAGCTGCTCGTGATTGGGATAGTTTTGACCAGATTATCGCATCGCTAAAAGAATTAGAAAATGATGAAACGTTGCTAATTCAATCCGGAAAGCCAGTAGGGATGTTTCGTACCCATGAAGCTGCACCGAGAATCTTAATCGCTAATTCGAACCTTGTTCCAGCGTGGGCAACGTGGGATCACTTTTATGAATTAGAAGATAAAGGATTAATGATGTATGGCCAGATGACTGCTGGTAGCTGGATTTATATTGGCGCACAGGGAATTTTACAAGGAACATATTTGAGCTTTATTGAAGCCGGGAAAAAAGCATTTGGTAGCTCAGATTTATCCGGACGCTTTATTGTAACAGGTGGAATGGGTGGGATGAGTGGTGCTCAACCGCTAGCAGGAAAAATGGCCAAAGCCGTCATTCTCGTTGTGGAAGTAGATAAAGCTCGAATCGAGCGTAAGATTAAAGAAGGTTACTGTGATTTCCTCGTTGAGGATTTGGATGAAGCACTGAAATTGGTGGATACGTATACAACTAAGAGAGAACCAGCGTCTATCGGACTCGTTGGAAACTGTGCAGATATTCTCCCTGAGTTGGTGCGCAAAGGGGTTACACCTGACTTTGTTACCGACCAAACCAGTGCACATGATCCAATCAATGGCTATATTCCAAATGGATTATCGGTACAAGAGGCGATTCATTTGCGGAAAAATGATCCAAAAGGATATGAGAAGCGCTCGATTCAAGCGATGGGCGTCCATGTTCAGGCAATGCTTGATTTGCAAAAAGCAGGAGCGGAAACGTTTGATTACGGAAATAATATCCGGGCCTATGCAAGACAAGCTGGAGTTGATCATGCGTTCGATTTTCCGGGATTTGTTCCAGCCTATATTCGACCGTTGTTCTGTGAAGGAAAGGGACCATTTAGGTGGGCTGCACTTTCTGGGAATCCAGAAGATATTTATAAAATGGATCAACTCGCAATGGACATGTTTCGTGATGATGAAGGACTCGTCAACTGGATTGAAATGGCGCAAAAAATGGTGAAGTGGCAAGGATTACCTGCTCGAATCTGTTGGCTTGGTTATGGGGATCGAGACCGCTTTGCCCTACGAGTCAATGAAATGGTTGCAAGCGGTGAACTAGATGCACCGATTGTTTTTGGTCGTGATCATCTTGATTGTGGGTCAGTGGCGTCGCCAAATCGAGAAACAGAAGGAATGAAAGACGGAAGTGACGCTGTGGCAGATTGGCCTATTTTAAATGCGTTAATTAACACGGCTGGTGGAGCAAGTTGGGTTAGCGTACATCATGGTGGTGGCGTAGGGATGGGGTATTCACTCCATGCTGGTCAAGTGCTTGTCGCAGATGGAACGCAAGCAGCGAAGGAACGAATTGAACGCGTGCTCGTTTCCGATCCAGGTATGGGGATTGTGCGCCATGTTGATGCAGGTTATGAGCGGGCAAGTGAAGTAGCCAAAGCGAAAGGTGTCCATATTCCCATGCAGCAAGGGAGCGACATATGA
- a CDS encoding M20 family metallo-hydrolase, with translation MKQTSIKINRARLEASILELGQFGVNQDGGLDRTTFTEAELQARQWLKQQLDQLSLDVYTDEAANIWARRAGKQQKSIVFGSHIDTVPNGGKYDGALGVLMALEVLRTLDENEIETNHPFELVSFSAEEPNPFGLSTFGSRAISGKLTKNDLEGVQDSNGTRLVEALARAGGDPQQFENCLRNVNDFEAYLEVHIEQGKRLLHAEVPIGVVTAITGIYREHITVKGESNHAGTTVMIDRTDALVAAAELITSLKEICTRYPKEELVGTVGKLHVLPNATNIIPGEVTLSVEIRGETEADIQAVRKEFETKKGQLEQRSDVQIESETMLDQEPVPMSDHVITVIEREAKQAGRSSIRLGSMAGHDAAHMASLTPSGMIFVPSLDGKSHCPEEESSMDDIEHVANVFLRTLLSLDEGGGER, from the coding sequence ATGAAACAAACATCGATAAAAATAAATCGTGCACGACTAGAAGCTTCTATTCTTGAACTCGGTCAGTTTGGTGTGAATCAGGACGGGGGTTTAGATCGAACGACGTTTACGGAAGCAGAACTACAAGCAAGACAGTGGTTAAAGCAGCAATTAGATCAACTATCGCTAGACGTTTATACAGATGAAGCTGCAAATATATGGGCGAGACGAGCAGGGAAACAGCAGAAAAGCATTGTGTTCGGATCACATATTGACACAGTTCCGAACGGTGGAAAATATGATGGTGCTCTTGGTGTCTTGATGGCATTGGAAGTGTTGCGAACACTTGATGAAAATGAAATCGAAACGAATCATCCTTTCGAATTGGTTTCTTTTAGTGCAGAAGAGCCCAATCCATTCGGTTTATCCACTTTCGGAAGTAGAGCGATTTCTGGGAAATTGACGAAGAACGATTTAGAGGGTGTTCAAGATTCAAATGGAACACGGCTTGTTGAGGCTCTCGCACGAGCTGGTGGAGATCCGCAGCAATTTGAAAACTGTTTGCGAAATGTGAATGATTTTGAGGCATATCTCGAAGTGCATATTGAGCAAGGAAAACGTCTTTTGCATGCAGAGGTGCCAATAGGAGTGGTTACTGCCATTACGGGGATTTACCGTGAACACATTACGGTAAAAGGGGAATCGAATCATGCAGGGACGACCGTCATGATCGATCGCACAGATGCCCTTGTAGCGGCTGCGGAATTGATTACTTCTTTGAAAGAAATTTGTACCCGCTATCCTAAGGAAGAACTCGTTGGGACTGTTGGAAAACTGCATGTTCTTCCGAATGCAACCAATATCATTCCTGGTGAAGTCACCCTTTCTGTTGAAATTCGTGGGGAAACAGAAGCGGATATTCAAGCTGTGCGGAAGGAATTTGAAACAAAAAAAGGTCAGTTGGAACAACGGTCAGATGTTCAAATTGAATCAGAAACCATGCTAGATCAGGAACCTGTACCAATGAGCGATCATGTAATTACTGTGATAGAACGAGAAGCGAAACAGGCCGGACGATCCTCAATACGGTTGGGTAGTATGGCTGGTCATGATGCCGCTCATATGGCTTCGTTAACGCCATCAGGAATGATTTTTGTGCCGAGCCTTGATGGAAAAAGTCATTGTCCTGAAGAAGAGAGTTCAATGGATGATATTGAACATGTAGCAAACGTGTTTTTACGTACGTTATTGAGCCTTGATGAGGGAGGGGGAGAAAGGTGA
- a CDS encoding amidohydrolase family protein yields the protein MKQLYHAGSVYVEDTFKQAYSLLIDEDKIVDIGPTRALKETYKGVLEVDWLDKAILPGTINAHNHSFQSLLRGIAVDRPFLEWRDQALYKYTPYLDEEAIYTGALFAFGEMLKYGATTVSDFFYVHNQGTQTDEAVIQAANDVGIRLVFARTMYDWGGAPKSYQETVSDAVNRTRELAIKYQGHSMVDIHPAPHSPHAASPEMIQAGHKLAKELQTPFHIHVSEEMFEVEEMLEKYNKRPVHYLDSLGVVDDSMIAIHLVWLDKTEIELLGKRKIGLAYCPSSNMFLSDGITNIPDLVQSGVRVSLGSDGACSNNRISVFEEMRMCSLLQKVNKLDGTCVTAKQVFDMGTKTGADLLRVNTGELAIGKKADFVSLKMNDLSLAPKRELFANVVYSMQPTAISDVVVAGKTVVSNGTLKTVSENTIGKKIDQLFKKWD from the coding sequence GTGAAACAGCTATACCATGCAGGTTCCGTTTATGTGGAGGACACATTTAAACAAGCGTATTCGCTTTTGATCGATGAAGATAAGATTGTTGACATTGGTCCAACGCGTGCGCTAAAAGAAACGTATAAAGGTGTTCTGGAAGTGGACTGGCTAGATAAAGCCATTCTTCCTGGAACAATAAACGCACATAATCATTCGTTTCAAAGCCTTTTGAGAGGAATTGCAGTTGATCGTCCTTTTCTTGAATGGCGTGATCAAGCTCTTTATAAATATACTCCGTACCTTGATGAAGAAGCGATTTACACAGGAGCTCTTTTTGCCTTCGGAGAGATGCTGAAGTATGGTGCTACCACAGTAAGCGATTTTTTCTACGTTCATAATCAGGGAACCCAAACAGACGAAGCGGTTATTCAAGCGGCGAATGATGTAGGGATTAGACTGGTTTTTGCAAGAACGATGTACGATTGGGGTGGTGCGCCAAAAAGTTATCAAGAAACCGTTTCAGATGCAGTTAATCGAACAAGGGAGCTAGCAATTAAATACCAAGGTCACTCGATGGTGGATATCCATCCAGCTCCTCATAGTCCTCATGCTGCTTCTCCGGAAATGATTCAAGCTGGGCATAAGCTAGCTAAAGAACTGCAAACCCCTTTTCATATTCATGTGTCAGAAGAGATGTTTGAAGTAGAGGAGATGCTCGAGAAATACAACAAAAGACCTGTTCATTATCTCGATTCTCTAGGTGTTGTAGACGACAGCATGATTGCGATCCATCTTGTATGGCTAGATAAAACAGAAATTGAGCTACTAGGAAAGAGAAAAATCGGTCTCGCGTATTGTCCATCTAGCAATATGTTTTTATCTGATGGGATTACCAATATCCCTGACCTTGTTCAATCAGGTGTACGTGTTAGCCTTGGAAGTGACGGAGCCTGTAGCAATAACCGAATAAGTGTGTTTGAAGAAATGCGAATGTGTTCGTTGCTTCAAAAAGTGAATAAGTTAGATGGTACGTGCGTCACTGCTAAACAGGTCTTTGACATGGGTACGAAAACTGGAGCAGACTTATTAAGAGTAAATACCGGAGAGCTTGCAATCGGCAAAAAAGCAGATTTTGTATCCTTAAAAATGAACGACTTGTCTCTTGCTCCAAAACGAGAGCTTTTTGCAAATGTCGTTTATTCGATGCAACCAACAGCGATCTCTGACGTTGTTGTTGCTGGCAAGACAGTCGTTTCAAACGGAACATTAAAAACGGTTTCTGAAAACACAATCGGAAAGAAAATCGATCAATTATTTAAAAAATGGGATTGA
- a CDS encoding DUF2179 domain-containing protein, giving the protein MLLQPMLILGAQLLYVPLVVLRTLMMVKGEKERSALFATLEGAVHVISLSIVFSDLSNYLNMVAYSIGFGLGMYLGSIVEERLAIGYVSLQVNTSFHQKPLIDRLRDADFSVALTTVEGIESIRVRLDCTARRDREHEFLAIVNECDPDAFVVSFETRNFQGGYIKKKAPKKRLFRRETQPVVEE; this is encoded by the coding sequence ATGCTTTTACAACCTATGCTCATTTTAGGCGCACAATTGCTTTATGTCCCACTAGTAGTATTACGAACATTAATGATGGTGAAAGGTGAAAAAGAGAGATCCGCATTGTTTGCAACTCTTGAAGGTGCCGTTCATGTCATTTCACTATCGATTGTGTTTAGTGACCTCTCAAATTATCTCAACATGGTCGCTTATTCCATTGGCTTTGGGCTTGGTATGTACCTCGGCTCCATCGTGGAAGAACGACTGGCGATTGGCTATGTGTCACTTCAAGTGAACACTTCCTTCCATCAGAAACCACTTATCGATCGCCTGCGAGACGCGGATTTCAGTGTAGCACTAACAACAGTCGAAGGGATTGAATCGATCAGAGTCCGTCTCGATTGCACAGCTAGAAGAGATCGAGAGCACGAATTTTTAGCCATAGTCAACGAATGCGACCCTGACGCATTTGTTGTCTCCTTTGAAACTCGAAATTTTCAAGGTGGCTATATAAAAAAGAAAGCACCCAAAAAACGATTATTTCGGCGAGAAACCCAGCCCGTTGTAGAAGAATAA
- a CDS encoding AI-2E family transporter: MLNKLWFQLGIGILLLILIVKNLVEIQWLFEPILIVVTTILIPVLLAGLLFYITEPLQKRLMTRMPQWASALSILVLVGAVLFVGSMFILDPLIDEANKLIQNAPVIFQQLEQFVMHYLNDNGNVPFDFEETIGSLLDSIEDIIIVGSGYIISFLSGAVTTILTLILVPFFFFFMLKDHHRFAPAIVQYFQGETKKWVAKLLNEVDFALKSYVQGQVLAALILAILLFIGYTIVGLEYALLLALLAFLLNMIPFLGPWLAFFPAFIIALIQDPVLAIWISVITLAVQQAESNLITPNIMGKKLSVHPLTVITLVLAAGNIAGFIGMIIAIPTYAVAKVIITNIYEMRKNIKKEIFKDVT, translated from the coding sequence ATGCTTAATAAACTATGGTTTCAACTAGGGATTGGTATTCTTCTACTTATTCTTATTGTAAAGAATTTAGTAGAAATCCAATGGCTGTTTGAACCAATTCTCATTGTAGTGACAACCATTTTAATACCTGTACTACTAGCTGGCCTTTTATTTTATATCACAGAGCCTTTACAAAAACGATTAATGACACGAATGCCTCAATGGGCAAGTGCGTTAAGTATTTTAGTGCTTGTAGGAGCGGTTTTATTTGTTGGGTCCATGTTCATTTTAGACCCTCTTATTGATGAGGCAAACAAGCTAATTCAAAATGCCCCAGTTATTTTTCAACAGCTGGAACAATTCGTCATGCATTATCTTAATGATAACGGCAATGTACCGTTTGATTTTGAAGAGACAATTGGTTCATTACTTGATTCCATTGAAGACATCATTATCGTAGGGTCAGGATACATTATTTCCTTTTTAAGCGGTGCGGTTACAACCATTTTAACGTTAATTCTTGTCCCGTTTTTCTTTTTCTTTATGTTAAAAGATCACCATCGATTTGCCCCAGCAATTGTGCAATATTTTCAAGGTGAGACTAAAAAATGGGTAGCAAAGCTTTTAAATGAAGTTGATTTTGCATTAAAAAGTTATGTGCAAGGACAAGTACTAGCCGCGCTCATTTTGGCAATATTATTATTCATCGGCTATACGATCGTTGGATTAGAATATGCATTATTGCTTGCTTTGCTAGCTTTTCTTTTAAACATGATTCCGTTTTTAGGTCCTTGGCTTGCATTCTTTCCTGCTTTTATCATTGCACTTATTCAAGACCCAGTCTTGGCTATCTGGATATCCGTCATTACGTTAGCGGTGCAACAAGCAGAAAGCAATTTGATTACACCTAATATTATGGGCAAAAAATTAAGTGTGCATCCACTTACGGTTATTACTCTAGTTCTTGCGGCAGGAAATATTGCAGGATTCATCGGGATGATTATTGCAATTCCTACCTACGCCGTTGCAAAAGTAATCATCACCAATATCTATGAAATGCGGAAAAACATTAAGAAAGAAATCTTTAAAGATGTCACGTAA
- a CDS encoding aldo/keto reductase, which yields MVDSIPTRTLHDGLLVPSIGYGTAQLKGHACVHGIQSAIDVGYHLIDSAFNYENEGAVGEAIRRSSVPREHLRITSKLPGRHHAYGKAIETIQESLLRTGLDYFDLYLIHWPNPKQGLFVEAWQALIDAKRWGLIRSIGVSNFLPEHLDQIINETGVTPSINQIELHPYFSQEEQRAYDKKLGIVTQSWSPLGRLRSDSVYSDHTIDDIANSYGKSKAQIILRWQIQLGALPLVRSSNVSRQFENLSIFDFELDQKVMDKISSLTRVDGRIDNQNPNEYEEF from the coding sequence ATGGTAGATTCAATTCCAACACGCACGTTACATGACGGATTACTCGTTCCTTCCATTGGTTATGGTACAGCTCAACTCAAAGGCCATGCTTGTGTTCATGGCATTCAAAGCGCCATTGACGTTGGCTACCACTTGATCGATTCAGCCTTTAATTATGAGAATGAAGGTGCTGTCGGGGAAGCCATTCGTCGTAGTTCCGTTCCACGCGAACATCTGCGCATTACCTCTAAGCTTCCTGGCCGACACCATGCTTACGGCAAAGCCATTGAGACCATTCAAGAATCCTTGCTTCGAACAGGGCTTGATTATTTTGACCTCTATTTGATTCACTGGCCCAACCCAAAACAGGGGTTATTTGTAGAAGCGTGGCAAGCACTGATTGATGCGAAACGTTGGGGTCTAATTCGCTCTATTGGGGTTAGTAACTTTTTGCCTGAACACCTTGATCAAATTATTAACGAAACAGGTGTGACACCGAGTATAAATCAGATTGAGCTTCACCCTTATTTTTCTCAAGAAGAACAGAGAGCCTACGATAAAAAATTAGGGATCGTTACGCAAAGTTGGAGTCCGCTCGGCCGCCTTCGTTCCGACAGTGTATATAGCGACCATACAATTGATGACATCGCAAATTCCTATGGAAAATCTAAAGCGCAAATTATTTTACGCTGGCAAATTCAGTTAGGAGCTCTTCCACTTGTCCGTTCCTCAAATGTGTCGAGACAATTTGAAAACCTTTCGATCTTTGATTTTGAACTGGATCAAAAGGTTATGGACAAAATTAGCAGCCTCACTCGAGTAGACGGTCGAATTGACAATCAAAACCCAAATGAATACGAGGAATTTTAA
- the ileS gene encoding isoleucine--tRNA ligase: MSETANVREQRVRKRWENDNTFKQSIEKREGKETYVFYEGPPTANGMPHAGHALGRTMKDFVARYKTMSGYQVLRKAGWDTHGLPVELEVQKQLDLKGKDEIKAYGVEAFIEKCKESVFTYEREWRQFTEALGYWVDMDDPYVTLQNPYIESVWNILSTIHRNDMLYKGHRVVPYCPNCETSLSSHEVAQGYKDVTDLSATAKFRIDGTENEYLLGWTTTPWTLPANVAIAVNPEMTYVKVEQDGEVYVVAEALAEKLLGESPNVVATLQGSELVGTTYSPPFDFLTLNRGHEVIGASFVTDSSGTGLVHMAPAHGDDDYNAIRESGLDFVNVVDSKGRYTDEIGPLAGRFVKDCDVDIVKMLAHNGRLFSKEKYEHSYPHCWRCDSPLLYYAMEGWFIETTKMKDQLIANNQEVDWHPSHMRDGRFGKFLENVVDWNIGRNRFWGTPLNVWECEACDKQEAPASIAELRERADQDLAEDVELHKPYVDGITFTCECGGTMHRTSEVIDVWFDSGSMPFAQYHYPFENEELMNKQFPADVVIEGVDQTRGWFYSLLAVSTLFTGKAPYKRVLSLGHILDENGQKMSKSKGNALNPVELIEEFGADSLRWALLADSAPWNNKRFSKKTVSQTKSKVLDTLANVHSFYKMYADIDGFDPNTVESGTQTKLDEWVISRLNTVIAEVTQSLDAYDVTKGARTIASFLDEISNWYIRRSRARFWASGMDADKRAAFHTLYEVITKTTQLMAPFAPFLSDEVYYDLAGNSVHLTNYPTADSTKVNVSLEEEMDAVRQVVELTRSIRNQTSLKTKQPLAQLAVVPVKQSADLEAYKGIIAEETNVKAILLDANQDQYVSQQVKLNFPVAGPKLGKSVGLVQKMIAQFGDTQTQQFLDAGKMVLNLDNDQVVEIEKEDVLVEKNPLPGFEFAEGDDYLVVLDTNVTKELKEEGFVREVIRAVQVYRKELDLPVEKRVHLTIHASEQVQDILQRFESFMKNHVLIDQLSFAKTDDMKSFDVEGETVSLSIEK; the protein is encoded by the coding sequence ATGAGCGAAACGGCAAATGTTCGTGAGCAACGTGTACGCAAGCGTTGGGAAAATGACAACACATTTAAACAATCGATTGAAAAGCGCGAAGGAAAAGAGACATACGTCTTTTATGAAGGTCCTCCTACTGCAAATGGTATGCCGCACGCAGGCCACGCGTTAGGACGTACGATGAAAGATTTCGTTGCCCGCTACAAGACAATGTCTGGGTATCAAGTGTTACGGAAAGCTGGCTGGGATACACACGGGTTACCAGTAGAATTAGAAGTCCAAAAGCAGCTTGATTTAAAAGGAAAAGACGAGATTAAAGCGTATGGTGTTGAAGCGTTTATTGAGAAATGTAAAGAAAGTGTCTTTACGTATGAGCGTGAATGGCGTCAATTTACAGAAGCACTCGGTTACTGGGTCGATATGGATGATCCGTATGTGACGCTGCAAAATCCATACATCGAATCCGTCTGGAACATTCTTTCAACGATCCACCGCAACGATATGCTTTATAAAGGACATCGTGTCGTACCATATTGCCCAAACTGTGAAACATCACTGAGTTCTCACGAAGTCGCACAAGGCTATAAAGACGTTACTGATTTATCAGCGACTGCAAAGTTTCGAATTGATGGCACTGAAAATGAATACCTTCTTGGCTGGACAACAACGCCTTGGACATTACCTGCTAACGTTGCCATTGCTGTTAATCCAGAAATGACCTATGTAAAAGTGGAGCAAGATGGTGAAGTCTACGTTGTTGCCGAAGCATTAGCCGAAAAGCTACTAGGTGAATCGCCAAACGTTGTCGCTACACTTCAAGGTTCTGAACTTGTTGGTACAACATACAGCCCACCATTTGATTTTCTAACATTAAATAGAGGCCATGAAGTGATTGGCGCATCGTTTGTTACAGATTCAAGCGGTACAGGTCTCGTGCATATGGCTCCAGCTCATGGTGACGATGACTACAATGCCATCCGCGAATCTGGCCTAGACTTTGTAAATGTTGTTGATTCAAAAGGTCGTTACACGGATGAAATTGGTCCACTTGCTGGCCGTTTTGTAAAAGATTGTGACGTTGATATTGTCAAAATGCTCGCCCATAACGGACGCTTATTCTCTAAAGAAAAGTACGAGCATAGCTACCCACACTGCTGGCGTTGTGACAGTCCCCTTCTTTATTACGCAATGGAAGGTTGGTTCATCGAAACAACAAAAATGAAAGACCAGTTGATTGCGAATAACCAAGAAGTGGATTGGCACCCAAGCCATATGCGTGATGGACGATTTGGAAAGTTCCTTGAGAATGTTGTCGATTGGAATATCGGGCGTAACCGTTTCTGGGGTACACCACTTAACGTTTGGGAATGCGAGGCTTGCGATAAGCAAGAAGCCCCTGCTTCTATCGCAGAACTACGTGAGCGCGCAGACCAAGATTTAGCTGAAGATGTTGAACTTCATAAACCTTATGTTGACGGGATTACCTTTACGTGTGAATGTGGCGGGACGATGCACCGCACAAGCGAAGTCATTGATGTTTGGTTTGATAGTGGCTCCATGCCGTTCGCTCAATATCACTATCCATTTGAGAATGAAGAGCTCATGAACAAACAGTTCCCTGCTGATGTCGTCATTGAAGGCGTCGATCAGACACGTGGTTGGTTCTACAGCTTACTTGCGGTGTCTACACTATTTACAGGTAAAGCACCTTATAAACGTGTCCTTTCTCTCGGCCACATCTTAGATGAAAACGGACAGAAAATGTCTAAGAGTAAAGGAAATGCTTTAAATCCAGTAGAGTTAATTGAAGAATTTGGAGCAGATAGCTTACGTTGGGCGTTACTTGCCGATAGCGCGCCTTGGAATAACAAACGTTTCTCGAAGAAAACCGTTAGCCAAACAAAATCGAAAGTATTAGATACACTTGCAAATGTGCATTCTTTCTATAAAATGTATGCAGACATCGATGGCTTTGATCCAAACACAGTCGAAAGTGGCACGCAAACAAAACTGGATGAGTGGGTTATTTCTCGACTCAATACAGTGATTGCTGAAGTGACTCAAAGCTTAGACGCATACGATGTCACAAAGGGCGCACGTACAATTGCTTCATTCTTAGATGAAATTAGTAACTGGTACATCCGTCGTTCACGTGCACGTTTCTGGGCTAGTGGAATGGATGCGGACAAACGTGCTGCTTTCCATACACTGTATGAAGTCATCACAAAAACAACGCAGTTAATGGCCCCATTCGCTCCATTCTTATCTGACGAAGTGTATTATGACTTAGCCGGAAACAGCGTTCATCTAACGAACTATCCAACAGCTGACTCCACTAAAGTGAACGTTTCTCTTGAAGAAGAAATGGATGCAGTCCGACAAGTGGTTGAATTAACACGATCAATCCGTAACCAAACGAGCTTAAAAACGAAGCAACCTCTTGCACAATTAGCGGTTGTACCAGTCAAGCAATCGGCTGATCTTGAAGCGTATAAAGGCATTATTGCAGAAGAAACAAATGTCAAAGCAATTCTGCTTGATGCGAATCAAGACCAATACGTGTCGCAACAAGTAAAGCTGAATTTCCCTGTCGCTGGACCAAAACTCGGAAAATCGGTTGGCCTTGTTCAAAAGATGATTGCTCAGTTTGGTGACACCCAAACTCAACAATTCCTTGATGCTGGCAAAATGGTGTTAAATTTGGACAACGATCAAGTTGTTGAAATTGAAAAAGAAGACGTTCTTGTTGAAAAGAACCCATTACCAGGCTTTGAATTTGCTGAAGGCGATGACTATCTTGTTGTACTTGATACAAATGTCACTAAAGAGCTGAAAGAAGAAGGATTTGTTCGCGAAGTCATTCGTGCGGTTCAAGTCTATCGTAAAGAACTAGATCTTCCAGTTGAAAAACGCGTGCATTTAACCATTCATGCTTCTGAGCAAGTTCAAGACATCTTACAACGCTTTGAAAGCTTTATGAAGAATCACGTACTGATTGACCAGCTTTCATTTGCGAAAACAGACGACATGAAATCGTTCGATGTAGAAGGCGAAACCGTTTCGTTAAGCATTGAAAAATAA
- a CDS encoding DUF2975 domain-containing protein, which translates to MQRGRVLFLKGVTISIGVLVIICCIWVLPPLSRYIALDNPSFAYLRIPVLAGVYMTLVPFLFALQQAFQLLSLIENDYVFSDWAIKTLGNIKFCAVAIIILYGVGLMSLFALDAIHIGFVLIVLTIMLITVVIVFFASVLQELLRSAVRLKSENDLTI; encoded by the coding sequence ATGCAACGAGGGAGAGTTTTATTTTTAAAAGGTGTCACGATTAGCATAGGTGTGCTCGTGATTATTTGTTGTATTTGGGTCTTACCGCCACTCTCGCGCTATATTGCTCTTGATAACCCAAGTTTTGCTTACCTTCGAATTCCGGTTTTAGCAGGTGTATATATGACGCTTGTTCCGTTTTTATTCGCCTTGCAACAAGCGTTTCAATTGTTAAGTTTGATTGAAAATGATTATGTATTTTCGGATTGGGCCATTAAAACGTTAGGCAATATTAAATTTTGTGCTGTGGCGATCATTATTCTGTACGGCGTTGGCTTAATGAGCTTATTTGCGCTAGATGCGATACATATTGGTTTTGTTCTGATTGTGCTTACCATCATGCTCATAACGGTTGTCATTGTGTTCTTTGCATCGGTTTTACAAGAGTTATTGCGTTCAGCAGTACGCCTAAAATCTGAAAATGACTTGACGATTTGA
- a CDS encoding helix-turn-helix transcriptional regulator: protein MAIIIRLDVMLAKRKMSMTELSERVGVTMANLSILKNGKAKAVRFSTLEAICDVLECQPGDILEYEKEGIE from the coding sequence ATGGCAATAATCATTCGACTAGATGTAATGTTGGCAAAGCGAAAAATGAGTATGACGGAACTTTCAGAGCGTGTTGGTGTGACGATGGCGAATCTATCAATCTTGAAAAATGGGAAAGCAAAAGCGGTTCGATTCTCAACGCTCGAAGCGATATGCGATGTGCTTGAATGCCAGCCTGGCGATATTTTGGAATATGAAAAGGAGGGGATTGAATGA